The Amphiura filiformis chromosome 6, Afil_fr2py, whole genome shotgun sequence genome segment aaaacggagccatttgaccactaggtttttgtgcttccgtggtgtttccataagatgcgccgcgcatgcagataagcttcgcgtatgcgtagcgtatttgtgcgttatcAAATTGCGCGATACATAACGCATCGCGTTGTTGCGCgcatgtaccctgctggtacaacaaatattttctttccttttcaatttcaaacacgagtggaatagtgaaataaaatccttaaaatattgcagttggagtttacaaatctggattttcattccttgtatttataaaaaacataacaaagtacaaacatatcaaaaaaattcaattttatgaaagaaacaatgtctagagtacacagctgccttaagctATGAATTTCACTCTTACATTACTGACTGCATTAACCTGTCATGCAGATATCACACAACTCACCTTCTTCTCTGTGTTGTTTTCTTTGTCTAGCTGCTGAAGGACATTCTGAGAGGTAGAGACAGAGGCATCATGGGTAATCTAGTTATCTAGGTAGCTAGAACAATGCTTAGTTAAGTTTGTCATAAAATAGTCATGTTGAGGATAATTCCACTtaaaacaaacttaaaattaacccAATCACCTGTTTATTTACCCTAAAATAGTTATATGGAataaattttcatttaaaatcaaacataaaatgtgaaagtCCATGTGATGAGACTTTAATCTTGGGCtactttagggctcatattgaaataccctaccacgttttcacacagaaagaaggcaggattcccctcactAAGCGCGccttaggaaagctcggtcataaaacggatggattatatgcatcagtgatacaccctgcccaggattttaaaagaaggctagcacaggaaagctgcaggatggcgcacaccttcctgtgtaagggaatttcaatatgagcccttaagccATCCACAGTTACCTAGTCTCGTATCTTAAACAGAAAGAGTCATACCCAATATTGTCCTTGTATATATATTGTCACCTAGTTAAAATGGTTACAAGCTTGTGACCCCATCAAATGTACACTTTAcacttaaatattatattaaatgAAGCAAAGGAGCAAAGAAAATTTGTCTGAAGCGGGATTCAAACTGCTGACCTCTGGTTTGCGAGACCAGTAATCTACCATCTGAGCTATCCAGCCCTATGATGGATCCCAATTACCAATATCGCTTGGTACATGTTCAGAGCCCCACATTATGATCCATGATACAACGCAGGAAGTGACAGAAGAGGGATCAGTTAAGAtaaggctttaaaaaaaaatcatattgtgaaaataagtaaaaattacACAAACTTTCAATTATAATGCAAAAGATACAAACTGAAATCCATCACACAATCAATAACATAACAGCCACATGACGCTTTCCTTCTGCATAGTAGACCACAGTGGTTTCCATTAATTAAGGAAAATAATCATAAACTGAGAACAATTTTACAAATCATTATACTTTTTATATATACCCCAACGAGAACCCACTCTGTTATGTTTGTGTGTCCTGCATGGTGGGCAAATAGTGAACCtccagaattttttgttacgcatCCGGAAAACTGCTTGTCTGCATTGTGCTGGGTAGTGCATTATGCCAACAACACACACTAGGTCCTAGACGCGCAAACATTTGTAACGCTTAAGCTTAAAGATGCTAATTATCATTCAATGTTTGACTGTTGGTTATAATGCAGGAGGTACACTCTGttcaaggtcttagccagccatgcgtccacacgtctttaagacggcctaatctaattttagacgggtggatttaatggattttacagatgtgatagctctaaaacagatgattttaaggttatatgaacttgagactaattcagagtgacatgtaaaggccaaatcaggacatacttgaccccaatgacccttccatgggtatagacaagttgttttatatttgagggtcaaattttggtatctgcttggacaggtggtttctgatttctggctaagactctgactCTGTTGGTCTACATGCTGGAGTCAGTTCACTTTGGGGCTATTCTCTTGGCACCACCTGATattaatttaaaagaaaacaGCCATACTGAAAGTTGTTTACATAAATGTGGTTAATTGAAATAGGAATTGGTTGATTCCAAAGTCTCCCTTTTGATAAAATTCtgtatatttggcaaaaaaaacttCTGCACATTTAGTTTTCACTTCATAAGCAAACAGGTAGTAAAATATAataacaaaatctgaatcaattttcttgatatttatcatatAATTTGGATATGAATCATAACACAGCATGTCACCTCTAGTTCTTtatctttcttgtctttctcttCTTGCTCTTGTTTTTGTTGGGCATTCCATTCCTCCTTTATACGTctctgtaaaaataaaattgagaaaaaatatatatagaatCAGTGTTGGCCCATCACATATTCCTGAACACTTCAGGTTGGCTGCAAAGGGATAAAGCAATAATTATGTGGCCCAGGGGTAGGTAGAATGGGGCAGTAGCTGCCCCATGAttgtttttcggggggggggtgtGAAAATGAATTTCTTAGTCGGGCAAAACCAACCCAAATTGCAGCAAAAGTGGAAATATTGGGGGGTCCCGCACACAATTATCTGCTTGCATAACTCCCCGCAGACTATAGGTTTGAAATTAAAGCTTACCAGAACCTGGCACATGTACAGTCAACAAAGGAAGGGTGGCACATCAATGGGGGGTACCATTCTGCTCCAAACGTACACATAAATATTACACAGCTCCTAATATAATacatttgtcaataatcaattaaATGCATTAAAGTGCATTACACAGAATTTCAATACACTGGgaatttatacattttaaaactaattacaaTGCCACACATGCTATTTAATAAACTGCATGAGTATCAATAAGTAGATTGCACAAAAAGCTACTCATGCTACTGCTCCATATCGAAAAGTTTGTGGGACTTGACACAAATGAAGTATACACAAATTGTAAAGCATGACTGGATTTCTTTTTCCTCTTGTAGTATGATGAAAATTTAATGCAGGTTTTGTGTTGGGGCCTTCAAAAAatggggtagttactttttgggATGTGTTTAGTCAGGTACAAATATATTAAGTGAATCCAATACCTGTTCTTGTAGCTTCTTCTGTTTTTCAGCTTCCTCTCTGGCTTTACGTTTCCTGAATTCTTCTTGGGCAACTTCTTCCTTCGCCAGCCATTCTTCCTGGGCCTTCCTGTACATGTTGAAAAAGTAACATTGAAGGAATTATTAACATGAGTTTGAATCATTAAAGACTTTTATAGGTTAGGCTTGTAGGAAAGTCACAAATATTAACTCCCTTTGATACTCTGCTTCTTTGGATCAAAAAATAGTATCCCAAATGCCATACTTGCCCATTATTagctccaattttttttttctacaaacCATATGTTCATTTTTCATCTCTTGATATAATTCACCTCATTAACATTTACAACAATATGCATTGCACACTCATGCTGAGCCTTGTCCATTAATATTGACACAGGTTGGCCCTTTTCTGCAGTGAAATAGTGAGGATTTCAGTTGGTGAACGCAGGCAAATGCTGGAGGTCTGTTTCTACTGGCCTTTTTAATCCTTTTGCTGGCATATATATTTTTTGCTCCAATAAAAAAATGCTGTATGGCAGAGACTCCTgatctcacccccccccccccccttcacacACCCTCATTTTTTAATGCATGTTTTATGAATCACAGAATTACTCTGTCCAAAGTTTTGTTCTAGTTTCACTTCTATATGTAGTATCACTTTGGCTAGGATTTAGTTCCATAAATGACTCTACACTTGGCAGAGCCACAAGAGGTGTCATGTCCACAAGCACCATATCAAATATTGTAGGCTAATTCAACAAGAGTGACACTGtagttattatatatatatatgtatgctACATGTACTTCCAAATGGATCCAAGTTTACGTCAAGCAATTACATGCGAAGTAAAGCTCTCATAATTCAAAGTTATCTGCAACCACAGTCTGATACAGATAGTGATTTCAAGTTGTGGCTCAGAGTTGTAACTCAAATAAAGTACATCATCTTACTAACAAAAAACAGGAACCTTCACTGTCTTGCTCTTCATATAATTTGTACTTGGGTATAATGCTGACCAGTTGCACTACAAAATTTGCATTGTTCTTCAAAGTACTGACTCCACAAGTTGGACAGGATTTATTAGCACCACCAGGAGACTTTTTGCCCAGGACTTTATAAAGACTCAATCATTTCATCTCATTTTTCATTCTTGGTAAGTAGTCCATACTGTTTAAATTGTATCTACTGTGtaagcatggaaatgtttgcatggttaatttttcaaacttcaatcattttgtaaaaattggagCTACATCACTGAAcatattcatcaggactgttatgaaACATAATAGTAGAATTTTCTTATGTAGActagtccaataaacagtactcactgtggacgtttagatgtctaccagacatctttttcactattgttgttgtgacgatcttctgtttaccacTGATGCTGATGTTTGCTTAGCAACGTGGTTGCCAGTTCTTTTTCCAAGAAGATTGTCAAACACGTGACTGAGATTGTATTGCCCCTCATCCCTGTTCATGATGGTCTCTTCTTTTCTGATCTCTATCGCCTCCTTAATCCACCGCTTGTATCTATCTGCCTCTTTTCCTACTAAGCAACCATCAGTAgtaaacagaagatcgtcacaacaacaatagtgaaaaagatgtctggtagacatcgaaacgtccacagtgagtactgtttattggactagaCATAAGAAAATTCTACTATTATTTTATTTGGACCTACATCGTatttcacttgttttaaaattgcaGCTTCCCTGCAAAGCGCTACACACAAACCTAAATGTATTTGTGAATTGTACAGTTGTTGTTGTCTTCCTGTTTGGAGCatgaaaagtgcaaaattaaatGCAGTGCAAACGATTCCACATTTacactatagaaaaaatatttaatttgtgtacatcgtggaacattcaactacgcttgttactccgcgactaatcatgctaatacacaagCGTACAACGCTACACCACGCGTCCATATATGCGAGGTTAtatgcgtacaacagcttactacgcacagccacgcaaagagcatgttccacgatgtacacaaattaaataatttttctatagaacTAATAACGAGAAAATAGCACTTCGATCCAAAACAATTTGTCAAGTGGCCAACAGAAAAATTTGATACTGATTTTCgttgatttttgtttaaattgttctAGCCAATTCAGCCTACTTTTATTTTGTCAAAAGATATCTTTGCCCAACTGTTAATATTGCCCTTACAACATTTTGTCCATGAGACTTTGGGTCCAAAAGTATATATTATTGTTTTGCCTTGGAAagtatattattgtattttgtgttgATTAAGTTGGTTATACTAATGATTCAGTTTATTTATAATCTGCTGAGACAAAATATAATAAGGACTAATGAATAGTAATGATATTAGGCAAAACTAACATTGGACCAAATTTTTGATGTACCAAAGTATGCATACAAAAAATATTGGGCCAACATACTGCTAGATTAACATTTTTGTTGGACCATGataaaatgcatcaaaatatCTTTTGGACCAAAATGTTTTGGACGAACTGTGTTTGGACAAAACAATTCTTGACAAATGTTATCATTTCAATTCATTCTTCCCTCTTCTGATCTTGAATCACTGTACACTATTAATTCTAGGTGCATTCCCACACAAAATCATCTTTCACAAAATATAGTAAACCGTAACAATTATTGGCTGGAGAACATAAAACCAGAAATGTTACATGTAGCCCCTAAACCTTTGCAAAGTACATGGGGCTGTGCCAATGCATGTAAAGACTGCTTCAATCACAGTTGTTCACTTGTACCAAGCCCTATGCTGATTTGGCAAGAGCAACCTGCATGCATGATGAACCCACACATAAATGTACTAAAAATGTGAGCTTGTTGTGACAAATTCATGATGGTATTGGAAATTAGACTTACATTTATTTGAATGGCAAATGTTTTGAGATGATGCCAAAATTGATCAATGTTATACTTACTTTAGAAATCTTACTAGTTGggggtttattttaaattgtcaattatttttgtttttacagaTACCAAGCTGCATGTATTCCATGTGActtgtcgtctgcatcacatgTTGTATCTGAAAAGGTTGCCCTGTGtgctttttattatcattgttatatttcataatgttattttatatttcagcatacttctttcttttatgaatggacatgagattgtaatattttgataatacctcaaaattaaatttgacatcacaattagatgacaatttataataaaaacaaatcacaaaaggcagccttttgagatacaacaatatgtgaccatccagcacagctgagccctgaagtcgccaatcatcatttttgagatattcaaccaaaatattctgcttgaaattagctttaaaatgatgtatatcatgtctatagtacttgacatttaagtagtgaaaaatcaataaaacagtcaataaatccttattgtttattgttaagtttaatggagcatatctcaatagtggcactggcgacatccgggctcagttgtggtggatggtcacatatgggaAGCAGACGAGGAAGTGTAGTGGTACAAGATGATACTCATCATGGCACCttgatttgttttctttgttttgcagGAGCAACACAATGTCAGCTCTAAGAATTCTTGTTACAGTATTCTCCCTTACCACATCACCAACATTATCTCAGGTGCCAGGGGAAAATCCATCTTCTACTTTGACCTGCAATAACTGTTGTCAGGCCCCAGCTGGGGTGCCAGGCATGCCTGGTGTGCCAGGATCACCTGGAGGCTATGGCCCTCTAGGGCCAGCCGGCCCAAAGGGCGAGGTAGGCCAGCCAGGAATATCTGTGAAAGGGGAGCCAGGTCAAGTTGGAGAAAGAGGGCCCATTGGGCCCCAAGGAAACCATGGACTTTTAGGGCCACCGGGAAAAGTAGGCCCTGTGGGAATTCGCGGCCCCTCTGGAGAAAATGGATTAGCCGGTACCCCCGGAATAAGAGGGCGAATGGGAGAAAAAGGAGATTCAGGAGCAATGAGATTTGCGGGATTTACTGTAGTCAAAACTGCCTCTCAGAATGCCAATCAGGGCGACACAGTGACCTTTGACACAGTGATCACTGATGCAGCTGCAAACTTTGACTTGAGTAATAGCAAATTTACATGTCAAATCAGTGGCtattatttgttcaatttttcttTTGGTGCGCGAGATCGCAATGGTCCATTTGTGGAGCTGCGTAAAAATGGAGCAAGAGTTGTTACTGCATACATAAACCCATCTGGAACAAGTAGTTATCGCAACATGGGCAGCAACACTGCATTGTTAATGCTAGCTTCAGGTGATCAAGTCTGGCTAGAGAATCATCGTGGAGGGGTTCATCAGCTGTTTGCTGATGACGGCACAAGATGGACAACATTTTCTGGTGTTTTGTTGCATGAGATGTGACGCTTACCAAAATATGTGaaagaaatattattgaaaaacaaaattattgaaaaaactAGATTACTTTTTTAGGGACAATCAGATTTTctgcacaaaatattttgtctatctgctctgccaaatgatcaaaacacataaattggtcaatttgatcATAACAAATAAAAATCTTTCTGCCAGTGTGACATTGATGTCTAATCACTGTGTCATTTGCTTGCATTAAATGTTAACCATTATAAAGTATTGCCGACAGCGAGTGATTGGCAAAAGCGATGTATGATGGGAAGGCTATAGCAGGTGACAAATTTGAAGCCGTTGAGCCCTTTTCATCCCAGCATGTATCACTTTTGCCTATCGGTCTCTATCAGCAAAATATACattattctattactcttacgacacATTATTTTAAATCGCGCACTGTGAATTGTTAAAatacgtcacgtgagagcccattattctgcaataatgggtcaagcgctgtTTCAACACATTCTACTCACAGCATTATGCTTGGTTACgggtgcaatatttccgcgatatgcgctgtcacttacgcgtacgcgctccaccttgaagtaaacaacttaaaatatttgtgcc includes the following:
- the LOC140154889 gene encoding uncharacterized protein — protein: MSALRILVTVFSLTTSPTLSQVPGENPSSTLTCNNCCQAPAGVPGMPGVPGSPGGYGPLGPAGPKGEVGQPGISVKGEPGQVGERGPIGPQGNHGLLGPPGKVGPVGIRGPSGENGLAGTPGIRGRMGEKGDSGAMRFAGFTVVKTASQNANQGDTVTFDTVITDAAANFDLSNSKFTCQISGYYLFNFSFGARDRNGPFVELRKNGARVVTAYINPSGTSSYRNMGSNTALLMLASGDQVWLENHRGGVHQLFADDGTRWTTFSGVLLHEM